From one Lycium ferocissimum isolate CSIRO_LF1 chromosome 5, AGI_CSIRO_Lferr_CH_V1, whole genome shotgun sequence genomic stretch:
- the LOC132055600 gene encoding uncharacterized protein LOC132055600, which yields MASLSIDIATTFMGLAKRQTLPFTALRTSVFPNLWKTKSSLSTTSSSRIVLAINNSAKPNRLSRRFTASATSTSTPQSEDSDTLTKIPPDNRIPATIITGFLGSGKTTLLNHILTADHGKRIAVIENEYGEVDIDGSLVAAKAAGAEEIMMLNNGCLCCTVRGDLVRMIAELVSRKKGKFDHIVIETTGLANPSPIIQTFYTEDQVFNDVKLDGVVTLVDSKHVGLHLDETKPKGVVNEAVEQIAYADRIIVNKTDLVGESEVSSLIQRIRNINSMAQLKRTQFGNVDLDYVLGIGGFDLERIESAVGAEGSKEDHTGHDHDHDHHHHHDHGHEHEHDHKHEHHDHHHSHDHTHDPGVSSVSIVCEGTLDLEKANMWLGTLLIERSDDIYRMKGLLSVQGMDERFVFQGVHDIFQGSPDRPWRSDEPRTNKIVFIGKNLDAKEIEKGFKACLT from the exons ATGGCTTCCTTGTCCATAGACATAGCCACAACCTTTATGGGACTAGCCAAACGGCAAACCCTACCCTTCACTGCTCTTCGCACATCTGTTTTCCCAAATTTGTGGAAAACAAAATCCAGTTTATCCACTACTTCATCTTCAAGAATTGTTCTTGCAATTAATAATTCTGCGAAACCAAACAGATTATCTCGCAGATTTACTGCATCTGCTACCTCTACTTCCACCCCACAAAGTGAGGACTCTGATACCTTAACCAAGATACCTCCAGATAATCGAATTCCAGCTACCATTATCACTGGTTTCTTGGGTTCTGGAAAA ACTACCTTGTTAAATCACATATTGACCGCAGATCATGGCAAGCGTATTGCTGTTATCGAGAATGAG TATGGTGAAGTGGATATTGATGGTTCTTTGGTTGCTGCAAAAGCTGCTGGAGCGGAGGAAATTATGATGCTTAACAATGGGTGTCTCTGTTGCACTGTGAGGGGTGATCTAGTTAGAATGATTGCGGAGTTGGTCagtagaaagaaagggaaatttgACCATATTGTCATAGAAACTACAG GATTGGCAAATCCGTCGCCAATTATTCAAACTTTCTATACGGAGGATCAAGTTTTCAACGATGTTAAGTTGGATGGTGTTGTTACATTGGTTGATTCTAAACATGTTGGTTTGCACTTGGATGAGACTAAGCCAAAAGGCGTGGTCAATGAAGCAGTTGAGCAAATAGCTTATGCTGACCGTATTATAGTAAACAAG ACTGATCTTGTTGGTGAGTCCGAAGTTTCTTCCTTGATTCAGCGAATAAGG AACATAAATAGTATGGCTCAATTGAAGAGGACACAGTTTGGAAACGTCGATTTGGACTATGTTCTAGGGATTGGAGGCTTTGATTTGGAAAG AATTGAGAGTGCAGTTGGCGCTGAAGGTTCCAAGGAAGACCATACTGGCCATGATCATGATCATGATCATCACCACCACCATGACcatggacatgaacatgaacatgatcaCAAGCATG aacatcatgatcatcatcattCTCACGATCACACTCATGACCCTGGTGTTTCTTCTGTCAGCATAGTTTGTGAAGGGACCTTGGATCTTGAGAAG GCTAATATGTGGCTGGGAACGTTGCTTATAGAACGAAGCGATGATATATATCGGATGAAGGGTCTTTTATCTGTTCAGGGAATGGATGAGAGATTTGTCTTTCAG GGAGTTCATGACATATTCCAAGGTTCTCCAGATCGGCCATGGCGGTCAGATGAACCAAGAACAAACAAGATAGTATTTATAGGGAAGAACTTAGACGCAAAGGAAATAGAGAAGGGCTTCAAAGCCTGTTTAACATAA